In Apium graveolens cultivar Ventura chromosome 10, ASM990537v1, whole genome shotgun sequence, the following are encoded in one genomic region:
- the LOC141689453 gene encoding nudix hydrolase 16, mitochondrial-like has translation MSVLVARTGRQQQRYQDGYRLLAGCIPFKYRYSEESSGKLSEKIVEVLMVTSNSGPGLLFPKGGWETDETVEEAAAREALEEAGVRGDLMHLLGDYYFTSKTLQDESSSAGLCKATMYALFVKEELDCWPEQNLHQRSWLTVSEADECCRHSWMKKALNEGFSGWLADGMMSTM, from the exons ATGTCTGTATTGGTGGCCCGTACTGGTCGTCAACAACAGCGTTATCAGGATGGTTATCGTCTTCTTGCTGG GTGCATACCCTTTAAGTATCGATATTCCGAAGAAAGCAGTGGCAAATTGTCAGAGAAGATTGTTGAGGTATTAATGGTTACCTCAAATAGCGGGCCTGGTCTTCTGTTTCCAAAG GGTGGGTGGGAAACTGATGAAACAGTTGAAGAAGCAGCGGCACGCGAAGCTTTAGAAGAGGCTGGAGTTCGAGGAGATCTAATG CATTTATTGGGGGACTACTACTTCACAAGCAAAACACTTCAAGACGAATCTAGTTCCGCAGGCTTGTGTAAAGCCACCATGTATGCGTTGTTTGTGAAGGAGGAGCTTGATTGTTGGCCGGAGCAAAATCTTCACCAGAGAAGTTGGCTAACAGTTTCCGAAGCTGATGAATGTTGTCGGCATTCTTGGATGAAGAAAGCGTTAAATGAAGGTTTTTCAGGGTGGCTTGCTGATGGTATGATGAGCACGATGTAG